The following DNA comes from Mucisphaera calidilacus.
ACGCGGCGGACTTTGAGCTGTGGCTGGCGTTGTATGGGAGTGCGGGTGGCGATTTCAACTACGACCGCCGTGTTGACCTGCTGGACCTGTCGATTCTGGCGAGCAATTTCGGTTTCGCATCGTTCAACGCGTTTGGCGGGGACGCGAACGCGGATGGTGTGACGGACCTGCTGGACCTTTCGATCCTGGCGAGCAACTTCGGTTTTGTGGGGGTGGTGCCTGAGCCTGGGATGTTGTGGCTGCTGGGTGCGGGTTTGGCGGGGAGGCGTTTCAGGGTCTGATCTGGACGGTGGAGTCGCCTGAGGAGAGCATGAAGTAGAGGAGTTTGATGTCTTCGTCGCGGAGGCGGACGCAACCCATGGAGGCCTGGGCACCGATGGAGTCGGGGTCGATGGTTCCGTGGATGCCGTAGCCGCGTTGCCCGGCGGTGGCGGCGTCGGTGCCTTCGAGGGCGATCCAGTATTCGCCGATGGGGTTGTCGGGGTCGTCGCGTTGGTAGTACTGTCCGGTTCGGGGGTTGCGCCAGTCGGGGTTGGCGACTTTTCGTCCGGGTTCGACGAGCCACATGCCGTCGGGGGTGGAGTTGTTTTCGCCTAGGCCGACGGGGAAGGCGATGATGTGGACGGGTTTGCCCTGGGGGTCTTTGGCGAAGACGTCCATCATGTACTGGTTGCGTAGGACGCGGGCGTGGAGGGGGCCGCGGAGGACCTTGAGGTATTGCCCGGCGCGGATTCGGTTGGGGTCGACGCCGTTGATGTCCTGGATGAACTGGTAGGGGATGTTGAATTTGGGTCCGACGCGTGAGAGGTAGTCGCCTGGCTGGATGCGGTAGCGTTCGGCGACCTCGTCGCCTGGGAGGACCTGATCGGAGAAGACGAGGGTGGCGTTGACGTCGGCGAGTTGTCCGCGGAGTGCGTCGGCGAGGAGTTTGGGGGGGACGTCGTCGGCGTAGAGGGTGCTGCTGAGGAGTCGTCGAGCTTCGACGAGGTCGCCGTTCTGGATGAGGTTGGCGGCCTGGGCGACGGCGGGGTGCTGTTGGGGGTCGACACGTGACCATGCGTTGTCGTCGTCGTTGATGACGGCGGGTGGCGGGTCGTGGGTGACGACGTTGTCGATGACGGGGTCGTCGGGCTGGTTATCGACCGCGGGAGGTGTGTTATCGGGCTGTGTCGCGGGGGTGTTGCCGTTGAAGGTGATGGTGGGCGTGTTGTTTTCGGGTTGGGCGGGTGTGTTTTCGGCGGTGATTTCGTCGCCCTCAGCGGCGTCGGGGGTGCCGGCGCCGGTGAAGGCGGTGATGGCGTAGATGAGTCCGACGGCGAGGACGAGGAGGATGAGGAGTGCGAACCATGGCCTGCGTCCGCGGCGTCGTGTGCCTGAGACGCGGTAGAGCCGGTCCATGCCGGGTCGCGGTGCTTGTGAGCTGAGGACCATGGTTTACCTCCGTGTGGTGACCGTCATCCGTTGGCCTGCGGATGTACGGGGTTCAACGCTCCCCTTCCCCATGATTCGGCGAAGTGACGCCTCCTGCGCCACCCGTAGACAGGGTATCAGGCTGTGGGCCGGGAGGATCGGGTTCGGGGTCGGCTGTTGGCGGCTGATCGGGGAGGGATCGGGAGGCGATCCATTCGAGGAAGCGGGTGATGCGTTGTTCGTGTCCGCGGTTGGTGGGGGTGTAATAGGTTTTATCGACGCCGAGGTATTGCTGGGCGACGTGACCGTCGGGGTCGTCGTGGGCGTACTGGTAGCCGACGCTTCTGCCGAGCTTTTTGGCGCCGGCGTAGTGTCCGTCGCGGAGGTGTTTGGGGACGGGCTGAGTGCGTTGGTTTTTGACGTCGCTCATGGCGGTCCAGATGGCCATGGCGGAGGCGTTGGATTTGGGTGCGGTGGCCATGTAGATGGCGGCCTGTCCGAGGGTGAGCTGGCATTCGGGCATGCCGATGCGGTGGGTGATGTCGTAGGCGGCGGCGGCGATCTGGAGGGCCTGGGGATCGGCGTTGCCGATGTCTTCGGAGGCGAGGATGGCGATGCGTCGGGCGATGAACATGGGGTCTTCGCCGGCGTGGAGCATGCGAGCGAGCCAGTAGATGGCGGCGTCGGGGTCGGAGCCGCGCATGGACTTGATGAAGGCGGAGATGGTGTCGTAGTGCTCGTCGCCTGTGGCGTCGTAGACGACGGCTTTCTGCTGGATGGACTGTTCGGCGAGTTGGAGGTCGATGACGAGTGCGGGTCCGTCGGGCGAGACGTTTTCGGAGCGGACGGCGACTTCGAGTGCGGTGAGTGCACGTCGTGCGTCGCCGTCGCAGGCCATGGCCCAGTGTTCGACGGCCTCGGGTGTGAGTTGGATGGGCTGGTTGCCGAAGCCGCGTTCGGGGTCGTCGAGTGCGCGTTGGAGGAGGGTCTGGATGTTGTCTTCGGTGAGGGTCTGGAACTCGAAGACGTGGGATCGGCTGACGAGGGGTGCGTTGACGGCGAAGAAGGGGTTTTCGGTGGTGGCCCCGATGAGCGTGATGATGCCTGACTCGACGTCGCCGAGGAGCACGTCCTGCTGGGCGCGGTTGAAACGGTGGATCTCGTCGAGGAAG
Coding sequences within:
- a CDS encoding L,D-transpeptidase family protein, which gives rise to MVLSSQAPRPGMDRLYRVSGTRRRGRRPWFALLILLVLAVGLIYAITAFTGAGTPDAAEGDEITAENTPAQPENNTPTITFNGNTPATQPDNTPPAVDNQPDDPVIDNVVTHDPPPAVINDDDNAWSRVDPQQHPAVAQAANLIQNGDLVEARRLLSSTLYADDVPPKLLADALRGQLADVNATLVFSDQVLPGDEVAERYRIQPGDYLSRVGPKFNIPYQFIQDINGVDPNRIRAGQYLKVLRGPLHARVLRNQYMMDVFAKDPQGKPVHIIAFPVGLGENNSTPDGMWLVEPGRKVANPDWRNPRTGQYYQRDDPDNPIGEYWIALEGTDAATAGQRGYGIHGTIDPDSIGAQASMGCVRLRDEDIKLLYFMLSSGDSTVQIRP
- a CDS encoding replication-associated recombination protein A is translated as MATPTHDLWATQRAQRRDAAQPLAARMRPRTLDEFVGQDHFLGPGQLLRRLLEADRLSSALFCGPPGTGKTSLATLLAAHTQRRFEQANATTVGVKLVREILERARNHLELHGQRTILFLDEIHRFNRAQQDVLLGDVESGIITLIGATTENPFFAVNAPLVSRSHVFEFQTLTEDNIQTLLQRALDDPERGFGNQPIQLTPEAVEHWAMACDGDARRALTALEVAVRSENVSPDGPALVIDLQLAEQSIQQKAVVYDATGDEHYDTISAFIKSMRGSDPDAAIYWLARMLHAGEDPMFIARRIAILASEDIGNADPQALQIAAAAYDITHRIGMPECQLTLGQAAIYMATAPKSNASAMAIWTAMSDVKNQRTQPVPKHLRDGHYAGAKKLGRSVGYQYAHDDPDGHVAQQYLGVDKTYYTPTNRGHEQRITRFLEWIASRSLPDQPPTADPEPDPPGPQPDTLSTGGAGGVTSPNHGEGER